From Halarcobacter mediterraneus:
AGGAATATTTGGTAATCGTTCAACCATACCATTTGCTAAAACTTCTATACCTTTATAAATATTAATATAAGGGTCTTCTATTTCTATTCCCCAATAATCAAGCATTGAAATATGAAGTGTACTTTTTCTAGCTTTTATATTTTTTATAACATTTAACATTTCATCTTTTGAATTAAGTGCAATAAGTGCTTGAGTATGAATATCCTTATCAAGCACCATTGCTAACTTTGATTCTGAAGTCGGGTCAAATTTATAAAAAGTAAAATTTGAAGGTTTTTGTTCTGGAAGAATTGCATCATTCATATAAACAACATCATAGTTGTTTTCTGTAGTATTTGATTCAACAATTCTACGCATTAATTTCTTGGCAACAATTCCATCTAAAATAATCAATATCTTTTTCATGCCAAGATTATATCTAAAAGTATGTAAATTAAAATAAGGAGTATAGTTTCTTTTCTAAACTTCTAATGTTATTGTAAAAACAGCACCATTTTCAGCATTTTTTACACTTAATGTTCCATTCATATTATTTTCAATAATCATTTTTGACATATAAAGTCCTATACCTGTACCTTGACTTTGATGTTTCGTAGTAAAATAAGGATCAAATATTTTATTCATAATATCTTTTTTTATTCCACCAGCATTATCTTCAATCTCAAGATGTATTTGATTGTCTTCTTGATAAACTCTAATTTTAATCAAAGGTTTATCTATCTTTCTTTCTACTAAAACATCTTTTGCATTTGATAAAATATTTAAAACTGCTTGAGCAAATTCATTTGGGAAGCCTACAACTTTACAATTTTTATTTATTATTTTTTCTACTTTTATATGATGAAATTTCAAACTTGCAGAAACTAAATCTAAAGATTGCTCTACTTTAGAAGGAATAAAAAATGCTTCTTCTTTTTTATTTGGTTTAAAAAAGTTTCTAAAGTCTTCTATCGTGTTAGATAAATATTTTGAAGTATTTATCAACATTTCTAAGCTTTCTATCTCTTTTTTTTCACTTGAAACCCCCATCTCTTTTTCAAGTTTTATTCCTGAGGCAACTGTTGAAATCAAAGATAAAGGTTGTCTCCATTGATGAGCGATATTTCCTAACATTTCACCCATGGCTACAAATCTTGACTGCTGAATCAATAGTGCTTCTTGTTTTACACTTTTTGCAACTTCCTCTTTTACTTTATTATCTAAGTTTTTATTTAAAATTTCTAACTCATATGTTTTATCTTTTAATTGTCTATTAGCTTCATGTAACTCTATTGTTCTTTCTTCAACCCTATCTTCTAGTTTTTCATATGACTCTTTTAAAAGTTTTTGAGAAGATTGAATTTTAGAAATCATAGCATTAAAAGTTTTTGATAGTTGACCTATTTCATCATGACTTTTATATGTACTTCTTAAATCTAAATTACCATCTGAAATTTTATTTGCAATATCATTTAAACTAATTATAGGTCTAGAAAGATTTTTTGCAACATAAAAAGAGAGTAAAAAAGTAATAAATAATAAAACAATAAAAAATATAAAAAAACTAACATACATACTTGAAATCTTTTTATCATACTCTTGTAAAGAAAAACCTAAATGAACATATCCCCAAGTCATTCCAGAAAAAATCATAGGATATGAATAATGAAATGTATTACTCTTAGAACTGCTATCTTTTATTATTATAGAAGAAGGTTCTTTCTTTTCTAAGACCTTTATTTCATCATTTAAACTATTATTATAAGTCCAAGAGTCTTTTTTTATGTAAAAATATTCTTTATCTATTTTAGAAATAATTATGGTATCTAATAATTCATGTTGTGAGATAAACTCATTATTAAACTCTACAATAAAAGCTTTATCATTTAAAACTATAGCATCTGAAATACTATACACAATAACTTTTGCCATTGTTTTAGCTTCTTGTTCCATTGATTTTAAAATTTCATTTTTTTGATTTGTAATATAATATATTGAAAAAAGTATTGAAAAAAATAAAATTGCAAAAAACATCACAATAAATATTTTTGTAAATATTTTATTTGTTTTTATCATTATACGCTCTTTTTAACTCCATATACTCATCATAAAAGTCTTCTAGTTTCTTTATATCATTAAAACTTGTTTTTTTTATTTTTGTATTTCCTAAAACTTTTAAAACCTGTTGATAAGAATTATTAAAAGTACCATCTCTTACAATCAAATCAAAACCTTCTATAATTTTTTTAGGTGTATTTTTATGAAACATTCCAATACCATATAAAAAAATTGGTTCAGACTCTTTTATTATTGATACCTTCTTTAAAATTGCGGGATTTAATGAAACAATATCTTCAAAAATGCTTTTTCTAATAACTGTAAAATCAGCTTTATCAAAATATAAATCTAAAACTAAAGTAGAATCTTTTTGAACTTTATTTTCTTTTTTAATAAGATTTTTATATGTTTGTTTTAAGCCTTTAAGAGTTAAGTAATCTAACCAATCATTGTAATTATTATTTGCAATAAAAGAGACAAACCTCTTACCTTTTAAGTCTTTTAAACTTTTGATATTGGCTTTTTTATTTACAAGTAAAATATATTGTTGAAACTCTTGATTATGGTCGAAAGTAAAAAAGTATTTAGAAGCTTTCTTTAACGCCTCTTTATTTCTTAAATAATAACTTGTATAAGAAACTAAGCCATTAAATTTTAAATAGTTTACATAACTATTTAGAAAGTCACTTTTACTATTATCAATAAAGCTTACATTTACAATATGCTTTTTATCATGTAAGTTTTCAAACTCTTTTGAGATTCTTGTTATTACACTTTTTATTTTATTTTGATAAACCTTATTATAATTATTGATATTTACTGCAAAACTATAGCTTTCATCTAAAGGATTTGCATTTAGGAAATTAATTAAAAAGATTAAACTAATAAATTTTTTTATCAAGTTGTTCACCTATAAGTTTATCAATCGTTGCTAAAGAAAGTAAATAATCATATGTATTTTTAAAGAGATCAACTTTTACATAAACTTCCATAAGCTGAGATTGAACTAAATCTCTTGTCTCTGCCATTTGATATTTATATGCTTTTAGATTCATTTGACTATTTTCATTTGCTGCTTGAACAGCCTCTTTTAATAAGTTTATTTGTTCATACCCAATACTACTTTTTAAAAACTCATTTTTAAGTTGTAAAGCAATAGCTTCTTCTAAAAACATTTTTTGCTCATTTAATATTTTCTTATCAACTTTTTTTTCTAAAACACTATTTCTTGTTCTGTTTCCATCAAAAAGTGAATACTTTACAACAAGCCCTAAACTCCATCTATTTTCATCATCATCACTTAAATACCCATATTCATAAGAATTATAAGTATGACTTGCATTTGCAAAAAGATTCATCATAGGATAAGCATTTGCATTTGCTTCTTTAATTTGAGCTTCTTTAACTTGTAATGCTAAATTTATACCTCTTATTTCAGGATTTAAACTATTTGCTTTCTTTATAAGTTCTTCTAAGTTTTTATTTTGCTTTAAAATATCTTTTTTATCATATATTAATTCTAATTTATCACTATATTTAAGACCCATTACATTTGATATAGCATTTTTAATTAACTCTTTATTTAAATATAATTTATTTAAAGATGATTTTAATAAAGATGTTAAAAGTTTTATATTTAAATAATCAGTTTGTTTAATTTTTAAATCTGTTCCATTTTCTAAAAAATCTTTTGTTAGGTCTCTACTAAACTGCATATTTTCATAAACTTCACTTAATAAAGTATATAACTCATCAGTAAGAATATAACCATAAAAATATTTTTTCACATCAAAAATAACACTATTCTCATCTCTTACAATATTCTCTTTTTTTATAAGTTTATTTAATCTAGCTTGTTCAATTAAAGCTGAAATTTTACCACCTGTATAAATAGGATAGTTTAATTCAAGTTGACCTCTTACTGTATCCCTACCTCTTGCTATTGTATTCATATTTGCATTTATAGTTTGATTTTCAAAGGCACTTATAGGTAGAGAGTTTATATATGCTTGTTGAGCACTTCTTTCTGTAGGATTACTTATAGAAAGAGTACTTGCCAAAGCTAAAGTTTTTGTAAATTCAGAAGATAAAACAAAGTTTCCTCTTTGTTGATAAACTATATCTTTATTATCTCTGTTAGCATAAAGTATTAAATCTAAAGTAGGATAGTTTGCACTTAAGGCTTGCTTATATTGGAAATCTGCAAGTTGTAGATTTAACTTTGAAATTGTGTTTAATCTATTATTTTTTAAAGCAAAAGTAATTGCCTTATTTAAGTCTACTTGTATTTCTTGAGAAAAAACATGAGACACTAAGATAAAAAGTAATATAAATATATTTTTCATTTTTCTTCCTCGCGCAAATTATATTAAGAATCAATTAAAAACAATATAAAGCAAGGAGGAGAATTAAATATACTATTTGTTATAATCGCTTTTTAATACAAAAAGGAAGATTTTTTATGGAATTTAAAATAGATGCAACTTCTCATCACAAAGCAAGAGCATGTACGATAAAAACAGCCCATAGTGAAATAAAGACACCCGTTTTTATGCCAGTTGGAACACAAGGAACAGTAAAAGCCCTTGATGCAAATGATTTATTAAGTATGGGTGCAAAAATTATTTTAGGAAATACTTATCATTTATATTTAAGACCAGGGAGTAAATTGATAAAGAAATTTGGTGGACTTCATGGTTTTTCAAAATTTCCGAACTCATTCTTAACTGATTCAGGAGGGTTTCAAGCTTTTTCTTTAAGTGATAATTCAAAACCAGATGAAAATGGAATAACTTTTAAATCTCATATTGATGGAAGTAAGCACTACTTTACACCACAAAGTGTACTTGATACACAATATGATTTAGGTTCTGATATTATGATGATTTTAGATGACCTAGTGGCATTACCAAATACAAAAGAAAGAATAAAAAAATCTATTGAAAGAACTACAAAATGGGCAAAAGAAGCAATAAGTTATCATAAAGAACAACAAGCAAAAGGAATAGGTGTAAATCAAAATATTTTTGCAATTATCCAAGGTGGAACAGATAAAGAGTTCAGAAAAATGAGTGCTGAACAGTTATGTGCCTTGAGTGATTATGATGGATTTGCAATTGGAGGCTTAAGTGTAGGAGAACCAAATCAAGATATGTATGATACAGTTGAATGGACAACTGATTTTATGCCTCTTGATAAACCAAGATATCTTATGGGAGTGGGAACACCTGAAGACTTAATTGAAAATATTGAACGTGGTGTTGATATGTTTGACTGTGTCATGCCAACAAGAAATGCAAGAAATGGAACACTTTTTACAAGCACAGGAAGAGTAAATATCAAAAAAGCAATGTATAAAGAAGATAATTCTCCTATTGATGAAGAGTGTGATTGCTATACTTGTCAAAATTTTTCTAAAGCTTACTTAAATCATTTATATCGTGCTGGAGAGATTACATACTTTAGGCTAGCTTCACTACATAATATCCGATACTATCTGAATCTAATGAGCCAAGCAAGAGAAGCTATTTTGGCTGATAATTGGGTAGAGTTTAAAAAAGAATTTTATGAGAAAAGAAGTTCTAAGAAGTAATTAGTACTTCTTTCTCAAATTGATTTTACTCTAACAATAAAATTATAAAAGAGCAAGTATGAAAGCCAATATAATTCCTATAATAGCACAAATTATAAAAGTCGTAAAAATATTTAGTGGGTTATCAAAATAATTCATAAAAATATTATATCAAAAAGATATAAAAGGGTAGATAGGATATGTTTTAGTTCAAGAAGAACAACATTAAAAGCCCCATTTGGTTGGGTAGGATTTCAATGCATTATATGTTTTAGTTCAAGTAAAAAAAGAGTTTGAAAGTGATTCGGCTTTTGAATTTCAATACATTATATGTTTTGATTCAAGTCTATAATTTAAATGGAGATATTAATATCACTCCTGAATTTCAATACATTATATGTTTTGATTCAAGTTCAAGTGAATTTAATAGACTTGTTGAAGCTTATTGATTTCAATACATTATATGTTTTGATTCAAGCTAAAATTGAACTAACTGCATATCTTCTAAAGTATGATTTCAATACATTATATGTTTTGATTCAAGACGATGTAAGAGACGAGGTAAATACACTAAGAAAATTTCAATACATTATATGTTTTGATTCAAGGGGTTAATACTTGGTCTATAATGGTTAAAAAACCTAGATTTCAATACATTATATGTTTTGATTCAAGATTGACTTAAAGAAGTATCTTCTAAACTCTCGAACATTTCAATACATTATATGTTTTGATTCAAGACACAAAGTATGAATGAATGGGTACAAGATGTTTTATTTCAATACATTATATGTTTTGATTCAAGCTAGGCTATTTTCTATTGATTTACTTGTTTCGTCTATTTCAATACATTATATGTTTTGATTCAAGATCTGCAGCTACACTTACCTTAGAACCTTTTATATAATTTCAATACATTATATGTTTTGATTCAAGACACAGTCTGCTTTAGAATATTCTAAGGAAGGTACATTTCAATACATTATATGTTTTGATTCAAGAGAAATAACTTTAGCTAAGATTAAAGGCAGAGATTGATTTCAATACATTATATGTTTTGATTCAAGGTAATTTTAGCTTGTGCTAATTCTCCAACAGAATAATTTCAATACATTATATGTTTTGATTCAAGGGTATAACGAGATAGTAAAAGGTGTGTCTCATAGATTTCAATACATTATATGTTTTGATTCAAGTTAGCAGACCATGTCACGCCATTTTCTCCAATTTTTATTTCAATACATTATATGTTTTGATTCAAGATAACCCAAAGCCCACGCTTGAGCAATAGCTGTCCAATTTCAATACATTATATGTTTTGATTCAAGGGTTCAATTCTTTTAGAAAATTATGAAACTGAAGAATTTCAATACATTATATGTTTTGATTCAAGATTACAGATATTACAAAAGATCTAAAATCAATTTAATTTCAATACATTATATGTTTTGATTCAAGAATTCAAGATAGTAAATATCATAAGGAGATAGAAAAATT
This genomic window contains:
- a CDS encoding TolC family protein, which encodes MKNIFILLFILVSHVFSQEIQVDLNKAITFALKNNRLNTISKLNLQLADFQYKQALSANYPTLDLILYANRDNKDIVYQQRGNFVLSSEFTKTLALASTLSISNPTERSAQQAYINSLPISAFENQTINANMNTIARGRDTVRGQLELNYPIYTGGKISALIEQARLNKLIKKENIVRDENSVIFDVKKYFYGYILTDELYTLLSEVYENMQFSRDLTKDFLENGTDLKIKQTDYLNIKLLTSLLKSSLNKLYLNKELIKNAISNVMGLKYSDKLELIYDKKDILKQNKNLEELIKKANSLNPEIRGINLALQVKEAQIKEANANAYPMMNLFANASHTYNSYEYGYLSDDDENRWSLGLVVKYSLFDGNRTRNSVLEKKVDKKILNEQKMFLEEAIALQLKNEFLKSSIGYEQINLLKEAVQAANENSQMNLKAYKYQMAETRDLVQSQLMEVYVKVDLFKNTYDYLLSLATIDKLIGEQLDKKIY
- the tgt gene encoding tRNA guanosine(34) transglycosylase Tgt is translated as MEFKIDATSHHKARACTIKTAHSEIKTPVFMPVGTQGTVKALDANDLLSMGAKIILGNTYHLYLRPGSKLIKKFGGLHGFSKFPNSFLTDSGGFQAFSLSDNSKPDENGITFKSHIDGSKHYFTPQSVLDTQYDLGSDIMMILDDLVALPNTKERIKKSIERTTKWAKEAISYHKEQQAKGIGVNQNIFAIIQGGTDKEFRKMSAEQLCALSDYDGFAIGGLSVGEPNQDMYDTVEWTTDFMPLDKPRYLMGVGTPEDLIENIERGVDMFDCVMPTRNARNGTLFTSTGRVNIKKAMYKEDNSPIDEECDCYTCQNFSKAYLNHLYRAGEITYFRLASLHNIRYYLNLMSQAREAILADNWVEFKKEFYEKRSSKK
- a CDS encoding PhnD/SsuA/transferrin family substrate-binding protein, which gives rise to MIKKFISLIFLINFLNANPLDESYSFAVNINNYNKVYQNKIKSVITRISKEFENLHDKKHIVNVSFIDNSKSDFLNSYVNYLKFNGLVSYTSYYLRNKEALKKASKYFFTFDHNQEFQQYILLVNKKANIKSLKDLKGKRFVSFIANNNYNDWLDYLTLKGLKQTYKNLIKKENKVQKDSTLVLDLYFDKADFTVIRKSIFEDIVSLNPAILKKVSIIKESEPIFLYGIGMFHKNTPKKIIEGFDLIVRDGTFNNSYQQVLKVLGNTKIKKTSFNDIKKLEDFYDEYMELKRAYNDKNK
- a CDS encoding ATP-binding protein, which gives rise to MIKTNKIFTKIFIVMFFAILFFSILFSIYYITNQKNEILKSMEQEAKTMAKVIVYSISDAIVLNDKAFIVEFNNEFISQHELLDTIIISKIDKEYFYIKKDSWTYNNSLNDEIKVLEKKEPSSIIIKDSSSKSNTFHYSYPMIFSGMTWGYVHLGFSLQEYDKKISSMYVSFFIFFIVLLFITFLLSFYVAKNLSRPIISLNDIANKISDGNLDLRSTYKSHDEIGQLSKTFNAMISKIQSSQKLLKESYEKLEDRVEERTIELHEANRQLKDKTYELEILNKNLDNKVKEEVAKSVKQEALLIQQSRFVAMGEMLGNIAHQWRQPLSLISTVASGIKLEKEMGVSSEKKEIESLEMLINTSKYLSNTIEDFRNFFKPNKKEEAFFIPSKVEQSLDLVSASLKFHHIKVEKIINKNCKVVGFPNEFAQAVLNILSNAKDVLVERKIDKPLIKIRVYQEDNQIHLEIEDNAGGIKKDIMNKIFDPYFTTKHQSQGTGIGLYMSKMIIENNMNGTLSVKNAENGAVFTITLEV